Within the Melitaea cinxia chromosome 12, ilMelCinx1.1, whole genome shotgun sequence genome, the region gttactccttattacaatagctatctgtcagtgtaagtttcgtcaaaatcggtccaactgtttcagagattagccagaacaaacagacagacagacaaaaattgtaaaattacgtggtctcatgggacaccaggtaggaacgaagttccttcggatagtataaaagcaactcaatttggaaaaaaaatgttgaattttatatatattttctagttcttattttttttttttttttttgttgtttggtttttaattaagtaggtacataaaagtatttaggaaatgtagttttagtatcacattttttacagttcggtcgcccagccaaatgtcaagcctgccgtaaggaacttcgttccaaaaatgttatttcgatATCTGTACTGTATATAAATCCAtaggcatttagtaaaaagtggttattttaatataaaaaacaggcgatccaattttatttatttgtatagattaaaaacaataaatgccAAAAATTCCACTAACAATTTTCTAAATGTCAACataaatatgtttgttaaaAGAAAATAGATTAAGTGCATGATTACATAGGTGATTAAGATGTGTGAACTAAGTGATGTTGTATTTTATGCAAGCTTGTaaattctaattttgtactaaaacacagtttatatattattttcaaaacagTAACGGtagagtttcttgctgattcttctcggCAGAATCTTCGTTTCAAATCTTTGGTAGTTtcactattaaaattaatgattactgtaaaatttgaatttgtaaaatttCGATGTTAATTCGAAAgtgtttttgaagcctatttaaatagtttattttgattttgaatgttTTTGTAAGTTCAATGtcctttataaaaattgttttgatagCAATTGACAATAATTAGGTAACGATTAAGCCAAGAGCTTGCCTTGAAGGAAATTAATGCCTAAAAGAGATACTAAATGTTGgaaataataaagtttgttttcattttcaGGTTTAACAGAACTCCAGTGTGACAGTGTGCACAAATTACAGAACAAATTAGAATATTTACGCAGTTTACTCAATGACCCCTATATGTTTAAGGCCATATACAGATATTCATATGATTTTGCGAGGGTAAGTATGAGACTTTTACATTTTACCTTTTTATCAATATGCAaccttataatttattttcataaagtaTATATGAAGCCGGTTAATATAACatgttaatagtaatttttcaGTGTTTTTTATTTGACCCCACACAGATTCTTGtcaatttaaatgtatgtagaAGGTTGCGTTCAAGTATTAGGAAATGCAATTTGGGTGTAGAGGGGATCTTGTAAAATGTTTCGGCGCATTACGTAAGGTTAAAAATACGGGTAGGGGTCAAAAATCGTCAAaatttgcgttttttttttttcaccagGTTGGCAAGCATGCGTACGGCTAATAGTAAagctgatagtaagcgattaccgtagcttatagacgcctgtaacaccagaagcattgcaagcgcgttgccgacccaatccccaatcccccaggagctctggtcaccttactcaccaacaggaacacattactgcttgaaaacagtattattttgctgtgatcttctgtaaggttgaggtaccaccccagtcgggctgctccatagtTATgtcgagcaggaaattcctgctgtgccctacctcagttacactCGAACGAGCCCATTGGGGTCCAGTTGACCCCACGTGGTAGTGTGCGAGGCGGGCGCGGCCAGTAACGggcgttataaaatataaatatattataactatatataatattataactgcGGCAGGACAAGGAGCAGCGCTCGCTGGACACGGGCacggcgcgcgcgctgctgggCGTGCTGCTGCCGCGCTGGCCGCTGCGCGCCGCGCTGGCCGACTTCCTGGCGCGCGAGCAGCGCTACCGCGTCGTCAACCGCGACCAGTGGAGCAACATCCTGGAGTTCAGCCGCACCGTGGACGCGCAGCTGGCCGCCTACGACGCGGACGGCGCCTGTGAGCCACGcgctacacacacacacacaactacACTTCACTACACTACACTTCACTACACTTCACTACACTTCACTACACTTCACTACACTACACTTCACTACACTACACTAAACTACACTAAactacactacactacactatTGTCTGTATGCAACGTTTTCCGCCCGAactactggaccaattttgttaaaatatggTAACAAGGTGGAAAAGATCTTGGGAAAGGACATAACCTACCTAGccttaaaagtatatatatattctttattgcactttaaaaaaaatcaaaattacaaatcatttttacaaagaatattggcaagggcgaacttatctctataagagatctctaccagtctacccatggtggtgagagatgATGTTATCGCGGTTAAGTATTATATAGAGAATAAAAGTTCGATCAAAGATAAACcaaatgaaattttgtattgtGATGAATGATAAGACGCAAAATAAATATCCTAAAATTTTTCTGTCATTACAACATATATGGAAAATGTTTACACAAAAAATGtgaatgtaaataaatgatGCAATGTTCTTTTAACAGGGCCTGTGATGTTAGATGAATTTGTGGAATGGCTCCGAGCCGAAAGAGCAGGCGATTCATCAATGCTGGCCAGCTGAGATTGTCCCACTAACAAAGGTAATATAGaagaaaatatatagtttaataGTAACTTGACTCATTATTAGAAAACTTCAGCCAGAAATAGTTTACACTACAGGCcacaaattaaatacaaacacTCAGACGATATTATATATGTGCCATATTTTATTGGTTATGGGTTAAGGAGTTAAAAAATGATCTAGCCATCACTTGAACAACGTTTGAATTATATATCATACAACTTACACACACAATTGGCTGTTCCTAAGGTGAGCGACTTaaagcttgtgttataggtaacaaccgactattatagattgttttattttaatatataaaattctcgtgtcgcggtgtttgtagttaaactcctctgaaacggcttgaccgattttcatcatattttgtgtgtatatcgggtaggtcttaGAATCGACCAAAATATATGTTTCATTCCCCCAAGTTATAaaggggggattgagaaggttaataaaatatatggcaacacaatgtttgcagggttagctagtatacatataaaataatacatatataaataaatacaaatattacactcaggCAGTAGTCAAATCCACAACccccggaacagaaagcacaccacaaagcagggccactacaaactacgccaatgGGCTAGTTATAGTATAATTTTTAGATTGTCAAATTTAACTGCAACTATAtcttaaacttaaatataactGCTTGTCGAGTAATTCGTCCTTTGACTCCTTCCTTAAAGAAAAATGAAGCTCAGTTGCTAGTATTCAAATGTTaccatataaattttgttattgtgaacagattatattttattagccaGACAGCCTAGTAATAGTCTTACTATCAACTAAATGTTCTTATTTCAATGGAATTGTTTTTGATTAGTAGAAAATGTTAGGGCGTAAATAAAACCGCaggttttaattactatattatttacttttaatatatattttaattacatatggACGATCTTATCGCGGCTAGTGACATCAAgtgacaattatattattattcttaaaaaaacataacaattactctgtcaataaacaaaatataaaacctaGCTCACGGAACTTTGTACGTCTTAACAGAAAACATATAGttgtttatcttttttaaaacaaacCTGATAGTATATTCccaaatatacgagtatatcttgtttttttggaagagtcctaattggtaaacaaaccgctgtcaatcgtaatttacgttttttccgcatttatcactcactttcacaacatattagcttacggacatttgtaaaactccatttactatttacttcactaaaaacaaatatcaatttatcattttaaacacataaaaactacaaaatacgaattccgagagtacagataactaatatttccgaatatgacatttcaatatctttttttataaggcaaatagggatgtggtcataatatttttagaagtgaatgagtataagtgaatgaacagcatgagcgataaaataggccatgttctttaactatattttaaaatttcacgaattataagttgttaaataatattacagtaaagcgatttgttatttatttgtattttgttattgtttttttttcttcttttttttatgttgagcgcacaaaaaaaatgctaacaaaatattgcaaatgtcaatcatttatggtaaagtgttcattgtaaaggttttattttatattatgaatatttctgaatatcaatttcatcctgaacatttttaatgctatcccatataatattaaagtatgccacatagcaacggcataaacgtttactgtaggtcacaggaaaaaattttgagactttaggatgagacttaagattacccaatgagagcttcgtggagtacaatgttattagtcctttttttagatgttagagagagtgtgccgccggcgcaaggttttttattcataataaatacaaataatgtgacaataatattaatagggtcgactttttttagacacaggcggcccctttattttgttgtaaattttatttttggttttttttttaccgaccatatcacataaacgaaatatataggggactgtccactttgtatgggggtttcggccccgagtggacagtcactgagaataataattatatattaaattagtagtactaacaagtatgaattagaaaaatgatatagttttgtatccaggtgtttcattttttgtttttttgtggataattacaagaaggtttctgaaataaaaaatcattgttttgttatttttgttttactaatcggattcgtacgttaacagaatgttatctaaaaactaggcaggtagattgataaaatcttgaaacctttttcagcccaaaaaccaaataatttcatgacatggccacaacaacctactgtccgtcgaccaaccatgcagttgcaataatatttttttatggcttctctgcctgacctgtattgtttacatataaaataaatacaaaatatattttcctacttatgaatatgcctactgtgtattttacagtaggttgctatatcaccatgaaagcaacatcgaagtcaaatgaatgtatgaagcaaaagtctgtagtttagggttgccataataaataatattttcaataaacaaataaatcgattaaatcgataatcgaatttaatataattaattgcttgctttttatttagtcaataacaatgtttctaaaatagtttatttttcaccaaagttaaatgtttttttactaaatacacttttatagactttttttagacttttttcttattaattcgatttaacaatacttttaatcgattttaacaaataattgatttaaaaatattttaaaatcgattgttcgttaataataattgtttgtttaagactggcaacgtgttgtaatcaaatcaccaaccgaaaataaactagaagtatataattaatgaattaaaatacttattaaataaacttttcatcagtttatattgataaaactgcaattcacgaataaacatgatttaatttatgaaaattattggtatatttgtttttttgtatgaattctgttcaccttgggccaaaatggacagtcccctttgttgccttttatgctcgatgctcgattaatattttttttcgtaattctgtacctctactaattcttagcaaaattatttaatatattattagtttttgaaataatttcagcaatatggtatcattaaatatttcgatgtaaaattaattttactttgtctatggcttattgatattgttcattcatttgctctttgtgtcacttcactaagctacactatactctaattgtctgtggtcataagtacgccatatttgtttaccaattaggacaattccaaaaaaacagaccttATATATCATTGACCAAGTAGTAAAAAGTGGCATTTTTCATAATTCCTCATTATGAATAGTGACAAGCTACTTAGgacgaaataaataattataatttcaacttTTAAACTTACTTATTTATCACATTGCTTTGAAATTATGATAATTACCATGAGGCTTTCTGGCAGTCTGATAAATACCTGtacacaattttattatgtGCTAGTAATGAAAATACAGGTATTGAGTGGTGTGTATTTTTGTTACTAACGCTGAGTTGCACGAAActgcaactcggcgtaaatgCCTATTTCACTGGTTGTGGATATCGCTATTTGACGGGTTACGGCAATAAAAGATATCAAGAATTTTAAGTTCTTGGAAAACTTAAAAtacttgatatattttttttttttttttaagatctaATTCCAATATGAATtgaatagttatattttattaattgaagagaaacaggtcctaattgCCTATTCTACGTCCTACCGTTAACgtctatttgtaacttatttgcaggataaactctATTCACAACTTGGTGAAACCGGCCCTAATTATACTAGTTACACATATAAATGTACGCAGAAACATTGTCAACAGCCACACAAGGGTCGGACGGCCGGCGGCGCGACCGGCGGCGCGACCGCGTTACACTTTAATTATAAGTTCTCgtgtatattattaatgttaatcattttatttgtatgtatgtatattatgatTTCAGCGTCCATTCACGCTTCGTACACTCTGAatcaaatgaaataaacattttttgaatctAGCGACaagattttctttttgtattcagtaaatttttttttttcacatagtTGTTTTGTGATTATCATATTTGTGGTcgattatgtttaattattaacaGTGTTTATGTTTCGAATGTAGTTTTGTTTGTTGGATTCAGAGATAATTTACTTAAACATACAATATTGTATTTTGCATTTTAATTGTatctgtataatttaaatagaacgAAATCTCAATACTCCGAAATAATTGATATCTGTTGAGACAATGTTTgtttaagataatttatttaattttgcctTTTTTTCGCCCACCGAATCAGCTATGTTATTCTTATAAAGAAATAGTACAAGCATTACCAAGAATAGgtacaaaaatgttttgtaaaaactaaaaatcgaaTTGAATTCAAAACATTGTAAAGAATAGATTTGTCCTTTGATGTAGACGAGTAAACTTGAAAATTTGTATGATAAATgtaatattgtttgttaatattttaataattttgatcgTGGTACAACATAGTAAGTACTGTGACATcatctgtaaaataaaaataaaatcatgttTGTAGATAATGAACGAATGGTacttactattaaaaaaaatcagtgttTGAAAATAATGGACTGGCCCTGTGGCCTACACTTAAATTagatgatagaaaaaaaaaatatcgcccACGTAATCTACGTTTACTGATGCTagttattaatttcaatatactCGAATCACTGAATCTATCGAATTTAAAATGATACAGATATGATTGAGGAGatccaaaataataaatatttactatcagTTCTAAATTATGAACAAAAGGTGGGACACGACTATAAATATTGCCGTTTCGACGCG harbors:
- the LOC123658566 gene encoding DCN1-like protein 5, with translation MPRCSKRTRSSAPAAELLAGTTSLEDHHHHKRSRNTSSRRHSKSEDTSFSVKKCLTWFKEYTTVSEPDVLGPEGMEKFCEDLNVDPENVVMLVIAYKMGAKQMGYFTQEEWLKGLTELQCDSVHKLQNKLEYLRSLLNDPYMFKAIYRYSYDFARDKEQRSLDTGTARALLGVLLPRWPLRAALADFLAREQRYRVVNRDQWSNILEFSRTVDAQLAAYDADGAWPVMLDEFVEWLRAERAGDSSMLAS